From a single Apium graveolens cultivar Ventura chromosome 2, ASM990537v1, whole genome shotgun sequence genomic region:
- the LOC141696453 gene encoding secreted RxLR effector protein 161-like, whose amino-acid sequence MENKIQLDKDWGGKLLDATEYRSIVGSLRYLTHTRPDISYVVGVVSRFMEKPTIKHHQALKHILRYVKGTVDYGLVYATENDGRVLSGFSDSDLAGDVIDRRSTGGMCFYLNRSLISWASQKQRVVALSSCEAEYMAATTAACQSVWLRGLLKEITGQQLGPVILHVDNRSAIELMKNPVQHGRSKHIDVRFHFIRECIEEGKLVVKFVVSQEQRADILTKPLGRIKFEEMRKAIGITDLAEFVPSV is encoded by the coding sequence ATGGAAAATAAAATTCAACTCGACAAGGATTGGGGGGGAAAGTTGTTAGACGCCACAGAATACAGGAGCATTGTTGGAAGCCTGAGATATTTAACTCATACACGACCCGACATCTCATATGTTGTGGGTGTGGTGAGCAGGTTTATGGAGAAACCGACGATTAAACATCATCAGGCACTGAAGCACATACTGAGATACGTGAAAGGAACAGTTGATTATGGACTGGTTTATGCAACAGAAAATGATGGAAGGGTGTTATCAGGGTTTTCGGACAGTGATTTGGCCGGTGACGTGATAGATAGGAGAAGTACAGGAGGCATGTGCTTTTATCTGAACAGGAGTCTGATCTCATGGGCTTCGCAAAAACAAAGGGTGGTCGCGCTTTCTTCGTGTGAAGCTGAGTACATGGCAGCTACCACAGCTGCGTGTCAGAGTGTGTGGTTACGAGGGTTGCTCAAGGAAATCACAGGTCAACAGTTGGGACCAGTTATTCTCCATGTTGATAACAGGTCTGCAATTGAGTTAATgaaaaatccagtgcagcatgGGAGAAGTAAACATATAGACGTGCGTTTTCATTTCATCCGCGAGTGTATTGAGGAAGGAAAATTAGTGGTCAAGTTCGTGGTCTCGCAAGAACAGCGTGCTGATATTTTAACCAAGCCTTTGGGCAGAATTAAGTTCGAAGAAATGAGGAAAGCAATAGGTATCACTGATCTTGCTGAGTTCGTGCCGAGTGTGTGA